In the Ensifer adhaerens genome, one interval contains:
- a CDS encoding sigma-54-dependent Fis family transcriptional regulator has product MTTQLSHIREIERVGLGAASPRDAPVVQSWLRCLNDYKLDPTIAQEAYIVPGSKLREHREQAEELIRIGRSGLEGLFNQVAEQNYVLLLSDARGVTVDFMGDPTFDNQLRKAGLYLGSEWSENRAGTCAVGACIVSGEPVIIHQDDHFDASHIGLTCTAAPVFDTLGDLTAVLDISQLRSPTAKTSQQLALHLVSATARRIELANLMTRTRNDWVLRLARSPEFLDVDPDAAIALDGSGRITGMTHGGFGALARSMNIRGLRTRDFLGLPVSEVFDIDVDDLPNFMRGRPNGERLLRAKSGLVLFASAIAPVVSHRAPAVPEQHLPRALRDLSHGDTAMERVQTRAAKLATRRIPILIQGETGSGKEYLARAIHDSCGDNGNFVAVNCAAIPEHLIESELFGYAPGAFTGASQKGKRGLIEDADGGTLFLDEIGDMPLSLQSRLLRVLSENEIQPVGALKARPIRLRVVSASHRDLAELVKEGRFREDLYYRLNAAMLVLPALRERQDLGWLIDQLLLRVEKENNESYRIDKPARAVLLAHEWPGNLRELSNVLRVAAALSENGLIDTECLPEHLFSAALHSLPGEDDGLRQALRDCGDNVSALARKLGVNRSTIHRRLKRIN; this is encoded by the coding sequence ATGACAACGCAACTATCGCATATACGTGAGATAGAGCGTGTCGGCCTGGGCGCTGCGAGCCCGCGCGATGCACCTGTCGTCCAGTCCTGGCTGCGCTGCCTCAACGATTACAAGCTGGATCCTACGATCGCGCAGGAAGCCTATATCGTTCCGGGATCGAAGCTGCGCGAGCATCGCGAACAGGCGGAAGAACTGATCCGCATCGGTCGTTCGGGCCTTGAAGGGCTGTTCAACCAAGTCGCCGAGCAGAACTATGTTCTGTTGCTGTCCGATGCACGCGGCGTCACCGTCGATTTCATGGGCGATCCGACCTTCGACAATCAGCTTCGCAAGGCGGGGCTCTATCTCGGCTCGGAATGGTCGGAAAACCGCGCGGGCACCTGCGCCGTCGGGGCCTGTATCGTCTCCGGCGAGCCGGTCATCATTCATCAGGACGATCATTTCGACGCCAGCCATATCGGGCTGACCTGTACGGCGGCGCCTGTGTTCGACACGCTCGGCGATCTGACCGCCGTGCTCGACATCTCCCAGCTCCGTTCACCCACCGCCAAGACGAGCCAGCAACTGGCCCTGCATCTGGTATCCGCCACTGCGCGGCGGATCGAGCTTGCCAACCTCATGACCCGCACCCGCAACGACTGGGTCCTGCGGCTTGCGCGCTCCCCGGAATTCCTTGACGTCGACCCGGACGCCGCCATCGCCCTTGATGGCAGCGGGCGCATCACCGGCATGACCCACGGCGGCTTCGGCGCACTCGCGCGCTCGATGAACATCCGCGGCCTCAGAACACGCGATTTCCTGGGCCTCCCGGTCTCCGAGGTCTTCGATATCGACGTGGACGACCTGCCAAACTTCATGCGCGGCCGGCCGAACGGCGAACGCCTGCTCCGAGCCAAAAGTGGGCTGGTCCTTTTCGCCAGTGCCATCGCACCCGTTGTCAGCCACCGCGCGCCCGCCGTGCCCGAACAGCACCTCCCGCGGGCCTTGCGCGATCTCAGCCACGGCGACACCGCAATGGAGCGGGTGCAGACCCGTGCGGCGAAACTGGCCACCCGCCGCATTCCCATTCTCATTCAAGGGGAAACGGGTAGCGGCAAGGAATATCTCGCTCGCGCGATCCATGACAGTTGCGGCGACAACGGCAATTTCGTCGCCGTCAATTGCGCGGCCATCCCGGAGCACCTCATCGAATCCGAACTATTCGGCTACGCTCCCGGCGCCTTTACCGGCGCCAGCCAGAAGGGCAAGCGCGGCCTGATCGAGGATGCCGACGGCGGAACCCTGTTCCTCGACGAGATCGGCGACATGCCGCTCTCGCTGCAAAGCCGATTGTTGCGCGTGCTCTCGGAAAACGAGATCCAACCGGTCGGCGCGCTGAAGGCTCGCCCGATCCGCCTGCGCGTGGTATCCGCATCCCACCGCGATCTGGCGGAGCTGGTGAAGGAGGGCCGTTTCCGGGAAGACCTCTATTATCGCCTGAATGCCGCAATGCTCGTGCTCCCCGCCTTGCGAGAGCGTCAGGATCTCGGCTGGCTGATCGACCAGTTGCTCCTTCGCGTCGAGAAGGAAAACAACGAGTCCTATCGCATCGACAAGCCCGCCCGGGCAGTCTTGCTCGCGCATGAATGGCCGGGAAATCTGCGCGAACTTTCGAACGTTCTGCGGGTGGCTGCCGCCCTTTCCGAGAATGGCCTCATCGACACCGAGTGCCTGCCGGAGCATCTTTTCTCCGCCGCCCTCCATTCGCTGCCGGGCGAGGATGATGGGCTGCGCCAGGCACTCAGAGACTGCGGCGACAACGTCTCGGCACTTGCGAGAAAGCTCGGCGTCAACCGTTCCACCATCCACCGTCGCCTGAAGCGTATCAACTGA
- a CDS encoding ABC transporter substrate-binding protein, which yields MNKHVSGRLGAVAVTAFMTAFAAHAQEVPAGYPADYADLIAKAKQEGTVSIYTSTDAAQSQKLQDAFTKKYGIKIAYNDLGTNGAYNQVISEAAASQTTADIVWSSAMDLQMTLVQDGYAADYASPEAGNLPSWANYKNTLYATTVEPIGVIYNTKALSEDKLPKTYADMITFLKGNKTELQGKVATFDPEKSGSGFLHHSNDARNRPDFWDLAKAMGDDGAKIYSSSGGMKETVVSGENVIAINIIGSYALDWVKESPNLGVHFATDYTPAFSRLALITKDAPHSNAAKLFVDFMLSSEGQSLLAEGGLPSIREDVTAGLNIKTLNERVGGGLKPIAVDEGVLEYMDQMKRVQFLNDWKAALGR from the coding sequence ATGAACAAGCATGTTTCCGGCCGCCTTGGGGCCGTTGCGGTCACCGCGTTCATGACGGCTTTTGCGGCGCACGCGCAGGAAGTGCCCGCGGGCTACCCTGCCGACTATGCGGACCTGATCGCCAAGGCCAAGCAGGAAGGCACCGTTTCGATCTATACCTCGACCGATGCGGCCCAGTCGCAGAAGCTGCAGGATGCCTTCACCAAAAAATACGGCATCAAGATCGCCTACAACGATCTCGGGACGAACGGTGCCTATAACCAGGTGATTTCGGAGGCTGCCGCCAGCCAGACCACCGCCGACATCGTCTGGAGTTCGGCGATGGACCTGCAGATGACGCTGGTCCAGGATGGTTATGCGGCTGATTACGCTTCACCAGAAGCCGGCAACCTTCCGAGCTGGGCAAACTACAAGAACACGCTCTACGCCACCACCGTCGAGCCGATCGGCGTGATCTACAACACCAAGGCCCTTTCCGAAGACAAGCTTCCGAAAACCTATGCCGACATGATCACGTTCCTGAAGGGCAACAAGACCGAGCTTCAAGGCAAGGTTGCGACCTTCGATCCTGAAAAGAGCGGTTCCGGCTTCCTGCACCACTCCAACGATGCGCGTAACCGGCCTGACTTCTGGGATCTTGCCAAGGCCATGGGCGACGATGGCGCCAAGATCTATTCCAGCTCCGGCGGTATGAAGGAAACGGTCGTTTCGGGCGAAAACGTCATCGCCATCAACATCATCGGCTCCTACGCGCTCGACTGGGTCAAGGAGAGCCCGAACCTCGGTGTGCACTTCGCAACGGACTATACGCCCGCCTTCTCGCGTCTGGCGCTGATCACCAAGGATGCTCCGCATTCGAACGCGGCCAAGCTCTTCGTCGACTTCATGCTGTCGTCCGAAGGCCAGTCGCTTCTGGCGGAAGGCGGACTGCCGTCGATCCGTGAAGACGTGACCGCCGGCCTCAACATCAAGACGCTCAACGAGCGTGTCGGTGGTGGCCTGAAGCCGATCGCCGTCGACGAGGGTGTTCTGGAATACATGGACCAGATGAAGCGCGTTCAGTTCCTCAACGACTGGAAAGCCGCCCTCGGCCGCTGA
- a CDS encoding 2,3-butanediol dehydrogenase — MKALRFHAAKDLRIDDVEPPPAPGPGEVLVENRFCGICGTDLHEYAYGPIFIPKEPHPFTAAHGPQILGHEFGGVVKAIGEGVSHVKPGDRVSIQPLIMPRRGDYYADRGLFHLSANLALAGLSWHSGGMAEAALLNDYNVQPIPDALSDEEAALIEPTAVAVYACDRGGVTAGNSVLVTGAGPIGILVAMAARAAGASKIFLSDLNETRLSLAKEALGEVRTINPKMEKVSDVVQAETEGGVGCDVAIECVGNEHALKNCASAVRKQGVVVQTGLHPGENPLNWFDVTFKDIDIRGSWAYPTHYWPRVARLIASGQIPARRIVTKYVSLSEAVSAGFDQLLDPAGTHLKIMVDLKR, encoded by the coding sequence ATGAAAGCTCTGCGCTTTCACGCTGCCAAGGATCTACGCATTGACGATGTCGAGCCCCCGCCTGCGCCCGGGCCCGGCGAGGTGTTGGTGGAGAATCGTTTCTGCGGCATCTGCGGGACCGATCTGCACGAATACGCCTACGGCCCGATCTTCATCCCCAAGGAGCCGCATCCCTTTACGGCTGCTCATGGACCGCAGATCCTCGGCCATGAATTCGGCGGCGTCGTGAAGGCAATCGGCGAAGGGGTTAGCCATGTGAAACCGGGCGACCGCGTCTCGATCCAGCCGCTGATCATGCCGCGGCGCGGCGACTATTATGCCGATCGCGGTCTGTTTCATCTGAGCGCCAACCTCGCCCTTGCAGGCCTCTCCTGGCACTCCGGGGGGATGGCGGAAGCGGCCCTTCTCAACGACTACAATGTCCAGCCCATTCCCGATGCGCTGTCCGACGAGGAGGCCGCTCTGATCGAGCCGACCGCGGTCGCCGTATATGCATGCGATCGCGGCGGCGTTACCGCCGGCAACAGCGTGCTGGTCACGGGCGCAGGACCGATCGGCATTCTCGTCGCCATGGCAGCGCGGGCCGCCGGCGCATCGAAGATCTTTCTCTCTGATCTCAACGAGACGCGACTTTCCTTGGCGAAGGAAGCACTCGGCGAGGTCCGCACCATCAATCCAAAGATGGAAAAGGTCAGCGATGTTGTCCAGGCCGAAACCGAGGGCGGCGTCGGTTGCGACGTCGCCATCGAGTGCGTCGGCAACGAACATGCGCTCAAGAACTGCGCGAGCGCCGTGCGCAAGCAGGGCGTCGTCGTGCAGACCGGCCTTCATCCCGGTGAGAACCCGCTGAACTGGTTCGACGTGACCTTCAAGGACATCGATATTCGTGGTTCGTGGGCCTACCCGACCCACTACTGGCCGCGCGTGGCGCGCCTGATCGCCAGCGGCCAGATACCGGCTCGTCGCATCGTCACGAAATATGTCTCGCTCAGCGAGGCCGTTTCGGCGGGGTTCGACCAGTTGCTCGATCCCGCCGGCACCCATCTGAAAATAATGGTCGACCTCAAGCGTTAG
- the acnA gene encoding aconitate hydratase AcnA, producing MALSIPSVHGTLNVVDLRADFGPDFERLPWVLRILLENVARKDAAQLASTIAALKSWLEAGTSEAEIAFHPSRVLMHDTTCVPALVDIAAMRDAIAEAGGDPDALSPVLPVDVSIDHSVAVDRYGQPDARRFNMQREMDRNSERYRLMKWATQALPGVKVHPPGTGIMHTINLEQLAKVISVEERGGEQWAVPDTLIGTDSHTPMINGIGVLAWGVGGLEAESVFFGFPVTLRIPDVVGVRLKGRLTPGVLSTDLALEVTHLLRRHGISGEFVEFFGEGVSTLSAGDRAVVANMAPEYGASTGYFPIDEQALAYLSRTGRSPSHCQLVRDSAKGLGLWFEPAASPRYTRVIELDLTVVEPLMAGPRRPQDKLALADALGVLETACGRPLEQGTPGIPDGAIAIAAITSCTNTSDQRLLAAAGLVARNANRLGLRPPYWVKTSLAPGSPSAELFLRRSGLLAELEAVGFGIVGHGCTTCIGNSGPLQSEMADAIGGGTIAAALLSGNRNFPGRVHPSLQFGFLASPPHVLALSLIGKFVPDPMNTEIARAADGTPMRLGDLIPADGEIDAVLQQHSDPQDYHRAFLDAERNEAWHALAAPTSSTFPWDETSTYIRRPPFAVAGAPSRLGTYVAHPLLVLGDDMTTDHISPAGQIGATSYAGRHLVAAGDPANDLNVYAARRGNWRVMVRGLFDNRSAANHLLDGRPALTTVHAPTGEEAPLWEVAERYRSEQRSVVVVAAERYGAGSSRDWAAKGIGLLGVRAVIALSFERIHRTNLIGMGVLPIILQDQKVPLISALDLLEIDATAICPRGPVPLVLKRASGENVTLVARAAVETEQEVETLRAGGMIPQILDRHLKAHGLVP from the coding sequence ATGGCGCTGAGCATCCCTTCGGTCCACGGAACGCTGAACGTTGTAGACCTCCGCGCAGATTTCGGACCTGATTTCGAACGCCTGCCCTGGGTTCTGCGCATTCTGCTTGAAAACGTCGCACGCAAGGACGCCGCCCAGTTGGCCTCGACCATCGCGGCGCTCAAATCCTGGCTCGAAGCAGGAACGAGCGAAGCGGAGATCGCATTCCACCCTTCCCGGGTGCTGATGCACGACACGACCTGCGTGCCGGCTCTCGTCGATATTGCCGCCATGCGCGATGCGATCGCGGAAGCCGGTGGCGATCCGGACGCGTTGAGCCCGGTTCTTCCGGTCGATGTCTCCATCGACCACAGCGTCGCTGTCGACCGGTACGGCCAGCCCGACGCTCGCCGCTTCAACATGCAGCGCGAAATGGACAGAAACAGCGAGCGCTATCGCCTGATGAAATGGGCGACCCAGGCCCTGCCAGGTGTCAAGGTGCACCCCCCGGGAACCGGGATCATGCATACGATCAACCTCGAGCAACTTGCAAAGGTGATTTCCGTCGAGGAACGCGGTGGGGAACAATGGGCCGTGCCGGATACGCTGATCGGCACCGACAGCCATACACCGATGATCAACGGCATCGGCGTATTGGCCTGGGGCGTCGGCGGCCTCGAGGCCGAGAGTGTCTTCTTTGGTTTTCCGGTGACGCTGCGCATTCCTGATGTGGTCGGCGTGCGGCTGAAAGGAAGGCTGACGCCAGGCGTTCTGTCTACCGATCTCGCGCTGGAAGTGACCCATCTGCTGCGACGTCATGGAATATCAGGCGAATTTGTCGAGTTTTTCGGCGAGGGTGTTTCGACGCTTTCGGCCGGAGATCGCGCGGTCGTTGCCAACATGGCGCCGGAATACGGCGCCTCGACGGGTTACTTTCCGATAGACGAACAAGCCCTCGCCTATCTCAGCCGGACGGGTCGGTCTCCGTCCCATTGCCAACTCGTCCGCGACTCCGCGAAGGGGCTCGGCCTCTGGTTCGAGCCTGCGGCTTCGCCGCGCTATACCCGCGTGATCGAGCTCGACCTCACGGTGGTCGAACCCTTGATGGCCGGTCCACGGCGCCCGCAGGACAAGCTGGCACTGGCCGATGCCTTGGGTGTACTTGAGACCGCATGCGGCCGGCCCTTGGAGCAAGGCACCCCCGGCATACCGGACGGCGCAATCGCGATCGCCGCGATCACGAGCTGCACCAACACGTCGGATCAACGACTGCTGGCCGCGGCAGGCCTGGTCGCCCGCAATGCCAACCGGTTAGGCCTGCGCCCGCCCTACTGGGTCAAGACATCGCTGGCACCCGGCTCGCCATCCGCCGAACTGTTTTTGAGGAGAAGCGGCCTGCTTGCCGAGCTTGAGGCCGTCGGTTTCGGCATCGTCGGCCACGGATGCACCACCTGCATCGGAAACTCTGGACCCCTTCAAAGCGAGATGGCCGACGCGATCGGCGGCGGTACGATCGCGGCAGCCCTGCTTTCGGGAAATCGCAATTTTCCCGGCCGCGTGCATCCAAGTCTCCAGTTCGGTTTCCTGGCATCGCCGCCGCACGTTCTGGCCCTATCCTTGATTGGAAAGTTCGTTCCGGACCCAATGAACACGGAGATCGCGCGAGCCGCCGACGGAACGCCCATGCGCCTCGGCGACTTGATCCCTGCCGACGGGGAGATCGATGCCGTTCTCCAGCAGCACTCCGATCCGCAGGACTACCACCGCGCGTTCCTGGACGCGGAACGAAACGAGGCCTGGCATGCGTTGGCCGCGCCAACGTCATCGACGTTTCCGTGGGACGAAACCTCAACCTACATCCGACGGCCACCCTTTGCCGTCGCAGGCGCGCCCAGCCGCCTGGGGACCTACGTGGCGCACCCCTTGCTCGTGCTCGGAGATGACATGACCACGGACCACATCTCGCCGGCCGGCCAGATTGGCGCCACCAGCTATGCCGGCCGCCACCTCGTTGCCGCCGGTGATCCCGCAAACGATCTCAACGTTTACGCCGCCCGTCGCGGCAACTGGAGGGTGATGGTGCGCGGCCTCTTCGACAATCGCTCGGCCGCCAACCACCTCCTCGACGGTAGGCCCGCGTTAACGACCGTGCACGCACCGACAGGGGAAGAGGCTCCGCTATGGGAGGTAGCCGAACGCTACCGATCGGAGCAGCGCTCCGTCGTCGTCGTTGCAGCAGAACGCTACGGCGCCGGATCATCGCGTGACTGGGCGGCGAAAGGCATCGGGCTGCTCGGGGTACGGGCAGTGATCGCCTTGAGCTTTGAGCGGATTCACCGCACCAACCTGATCGGCATGGGTGTTCTTCCCATCATTCTCCAGGATCAGAAGGTGCCGCTGATATCAGCTCTTGACCTCCTGGAGATCGATGCGACGGCCATTTGTCCGCGCGGGCCGGTGCCCTTGGTTCTGAAACGCGCCTCCGGCGAAAACGTAACGCTGGTGGCTCGGGCGGCGGTGGAAACGGAGCAAGAGGTGGAGACGCTTCGAGCAGGCGGGATGATCCCTCAGATTCTCGACCGCCACCTCAAGGCGCACGGCCTGGTGCCTTGA
- a CDS encoding GntR family transcriptional regulator yields the protein MRSSQLAQTIANEISLLVTSGELNVGDHVKTQQLADRFGVSRSPVREAMEILAGQGLLEQKENRGFFVKEPPGAIAERVREDAEPFEVANDYQRLAEDWLTDRIPAEVTEQTLRERYELTKSQLNDVLMRATREGWAERKQGYGWRFLPVAKTPEAFEQIYRFRMLIEPAAMLEPEFSLDRKIIDEQRRIQMRMLETDIERLPAERLLHNGALFHEELIKMSNNPFFHISLVRVNRMRRLLEYRSRVDRSRTVRQCQEHLEILDLLERGEVVEASYAMRRHLGGALSKKSPITWSWSHQAHEKDNLEK from the coding sequence ATGCGTTCCAGCCAATTGGCACAGACCATCGCCAACGAAATCAGCCTGCTCGTGACATCCGGGGAGTTGAATGTCGGCGACCATGTGAAGACGCAACAATTGGCAGATCGTTTCGGCGTTTCCCGGTCACCGGTCCGCGAGGCGATGGAGATTCTCGCCGGGCAGGGGCTGCTGGAGCAGAAGGAGAACCGCGGCTTCTTCGTGAAAGAGCCGCCGGGCGCCATCGCCGAGAGGGTCCGTGAAGATGCCGAACCGTTCGAAGTTGCGAACGACTACCAGCGCCTTGCCGAGGACTGGCTGACCGACCGCATCCCGGCAGAGGTCACGGAACAGACGCTGCGGGAGCGCTACGAACTGACCAAGTCCCAGCTCAACGACGTGCTGATGCGCGCGACCCGTGAAGGGTGGGCTGAGCGCAAGCAGGGTTACGGCTGGCGATTCCTGCCGGTCGCCAAGACACCGGAAGCCTTCGAGCAGATTTATCGTTTCCGCATGCTGATCGAGCCGGCTGCCATGCTCGAGCCGGAGTTCAGCCTCGATCGAAAGATCATCGATGAGCAGCGGCGCATCCAGATGCGCATGCTGGAGACGGACATCGAGCGACTGCCGGCGGAGCGCCTACTGCACAATGGTGCGCTCTTCCACGAAGAGCTCATCAAGATGTCGAACAATCCTTTCTTCCACATTTCGCTGGTGCGGGTGAACCGCATGCGACGCCTCCTCGAATATCGCTCCCGCGTCGACCGCAGCCGCACGGTACGGCAATGCCAGGAACACCTCGAAATCCTTGATCTTCTTGAGCGCGGCGAGGTCGTCGAAGCCTCCTACGCGATGCGTCGCCACCTTGGCGGCGCACTGTCCAAGAAGTCGCCGATTACCTGGTCCTGGTCGCACCAGGCGCATGAAAAAGACAATCTCGAAAAATAG
- a CDS encoding isocitrate/isopropylmalate dehydrogenase family protein yields MKIFVTPCDGIGPEITAATMEVLKAADAAFGLGLEYHFENTGFTSLEKYGSTLRDETLDRARTFDGIILGPQSHMDYPARDKGGVNVSAGFRVKLDLYANVRPARSRPFLNDAKKMDLVIMREATEGFYPDRNMYAGTGEFMPTPDVALSVRKITASACERIARQAFLLAMKRNKKVTAVHKANNFILTDGLFLQQVRKVAAEFPEVTLNEFIIDAMAAHLVRDPSRFDVIVATNFYSDILSDLASELSGSLGLAGSINANAETGLVCAQAQHGSAPDIQNQNIANPTSLILSAAMMLSWLGEQRGLPQFEAAGAEIERAVDEVLANPGSRTRDLGGSIGTDAFGSLVARAVRSGEGERKLANA; encoded by the coding sequence ATGAAAATATTCGTGACGCCGTGTGATGGGATCGGTCCGGAGATCACTGCGGCAACCATGGAGGTCCTGAAGGCAGCCGACGCGGCTTTCGGCCTGGGCCTCGAATACCATTTCGAAAACACCGGCTTCACGAGCCTGGAGAAGTACGGCTCGACGCTGCGAGATGAGACGCTTGATCGCGCCCGCACCTTCGACGGCATCATCCTTGGGCCCCAGTCCCACATGGATTATCCGGCCCGCGACAAGGGTGGCGTGAACGTCTCGGCAGGTTTTCGCGTCAAGCTCGACCTCTATGCGAACGTGCGTCCGGCGCGCTCTCGTCCGTTCCTGAACGACGCCAAGAAAATGGACCTCGTCATCATGCGCGAGGCGACGGAAGGCTTTTATCCCGACCGCAACATGTATGCCGGTACGGGTGAGTTCATGCCGACGCCGGACGTGGCGCTTTCCGTGCGAAAAATCACCGCGTCTGCCTGCGAGCGCATCGCGCGCCAAGCCTTCCTGCTGGCCATGAAGCGCAACAAGAAGGTGACCGCAGTTCACAAGGCCAACAACTTCATCCTCACGGACGGCCTGTTCCTTCAGCAGGTACGCAAGGTTGCCGCCGAATTCCCCGAGGTCACGCTCAACGAATTCATCATCGATGCGATGGCCGCCCATCTGGTCCGCGACCCCTCGCGCTTCGACGTGATCGTCGCGACGAATTTCTACTCGGACATTCTTTCGGACCTCGCCAGCGAGCTCTCCGGCAGCCTTGGCCTGGCCGGCTCGATCAACGCCAATGCCGAGACCGGCCTTGTCTGCGCCCAGGCGCAGCATGGTTCAGCACCCGATATCCAGAACCAGAACATCGCCAATCCGACTTCGCTCATCCTGTCTGCAGCCATGATGCTTAGCTGGCTGGGCGAGCAGCGCGGTCTGCCGCAATTCGAGGCGGCGGGCGCGGAAATCGAGCGCGCGGTCGACGAGGTCCTCGCGAACCCCGGGTCCCGGACGCGCGACCTCGGCGGCAGCATCGGCACGGATGCATTCGGTTCGCTCGTGGCGCGTGCCGTTCGCAGCGGTGAGGGCGAGCGGAAGCTTGCAAACGCCTGA
- a CDS encoding NAD(P)/FAD-dependent oxidoreductase — MLEKTPTTRVQAQLDALGAALETGRIGDAVNLFAEECYWRDLVAFTWNLKTVEGRDQVRDMLQAQLASAKPSNWRVATGEEATEADGVLESWISFETATGRGYGLVRIKNGLIWTLLTALAELKGHEEKSGFTRPLGAKHGQNVGAKTWKEEREHEERTLGYEKQPYVVIIGGGQGGIALGARLRQLGVPTIILEKNDRPGDSWRKRYKSLCLHDPVWYDHLPYIDFPKNWPVFAPKDKIGDWLEFYTKVMELNYWTRSTAKSAKWDETAKEWTIVVDRDGEEVVLRPKQLVFATGMSGKANIPNFKGRERFEGDQHHSSQHPGPDGYKGKKVVVIGSNNSAHDICAALYEAGVEVTMIQRSTTHIVKSDTLMDIGLGGLYSEQALANGVTTGKADLIFASLPYRIMHEFQIPLYDKMRERDADFYAALEKAGFQLDWGADGSGLFMKYLRRGSGYYIDIGASQLIIDGKVKLAAGQVEEITETSIKLSGGKEIPADVIVYATGYGSMNGWVADLIDQETADKVGKVWGLGSDTPKDPGPWEGEQRNMWKPTQQDSLWFHGGNLHQSRHYSQYLSLQLKARMEGIETPVYGLQSVHHKR, encoded by the coding sequence ATGCTCGAGAAGACCCCCACCACCCGCGTTCAGGCACAGCTTGATGCCCTTGGCGCTGCACTCGAAACCGGCCGTATCGGCGATGCGGTCAACCTGTTTGCGGAGGAATGCTACTGGCGTGACCTCGTCGCCTTTACCTGGAACCTCAAGACCGTCGAAGGCCGGGATCAGGTGCGCGACATGCTTCAGGCACAGCTTGCCTCTGCAAAGCCCTCCAACTGGCGCGTCGCCACCGGCGAAGAAGCAACCGAGGCAGATGGCGTACTTGAAAGCTGGATTTCGTTCGAGACGGCAACCGGACGCGGCTACGGCCTCGTGCGCATCAAGAACGGTCTGATCTGGACGCTGCTGACGGCACTGGCCGAACTCAAGGGCCACGAGGAGAAATCCGGCTTTACCCGCCCACTTGGTGCAAAACACGGCCAGAATGTCGGCGCGAAAACCTGGAAGGAGGAGCGCGAGCACGAGGAGCGCACTCTCGGCTATGAGAAGCAACCCTATGTCGTGATCATCGGCGGCGGACAGGGTGGCATTGCGCTCGGCGCCCGGCTTCGCCAACTCGGCGTTCCCACCATCATCCTCGAAAAGAACGACCGGCCAGGCGACAGCTGGCGCAAGCGCTACAAGTCGCTCTGCCTGCATGACCCCGTCTGGTACGACCATCTGCCCTACATCGACTTCCCAAAGAACTGGCCGGTCTTTGCGCCGAAGGACAAGATCGGCGACTGGCTGGAATTCTACACCAAGGTGATGGAGCTGAACTACTGGACACGCTCCACCGCCAAATCGGCAAAATGGGACGAAACCGCGAAGGAATGGACTATCGTCGTCGACCGCGACGGTGAGGAAGTGGTGTTGCGGCCGAAGCAACTCGTCTTTGCGACAGGCATGTCCGGCAAGGCAAACATTCCGAATTTCAAGGGCCGTGAGCGCTTTGAGGGTGACCAGCATCATTCCTCGCAGCATCCGGGACCTGATGGCTACAAGGGCAAGAAGGTCGTCGTGATCGGCTCGAACAATTCGGCCCATGACATCTGCGCAGCACTTTACGAGGCGGGCGTCGAGGTCACGATGATCCAGCGCTCGACGACCCATATCGTCAAGTCCGACACGCTGATGGATATCGGCCTCGGTGGGCTCTATTCAGAACAGGCGCTGGCCAATGGCGTGACGACGGGCAAGGCGGACCTCATCTTCGCCTCGCTTCCCTACCGGATCATGCACGAGTTCCAGATCCCGCTTTACGACAAGATGCGCGAGCGTGACGCCGACTTTTACGCGGCGCTGGAGAAGGCCGGCTTCCAGCTGGATTGGGGCGCGGATGGCTCCGGTCTCTTCATGAAGTACCTGCGCCGCGGGTCCGGATACTACATCGATATCGGCGCGTCGCAGCTGATCATCGATGGCAAGGTGAAGCTTGCCGCTGGACAGGTGGAAGAGATCACCGAAACCTCCATAAAACTCTCTGGCGGCAAGGAGATTCCTGCCGACGTCATCGTCTATGCTACGGGTTACGGCTCGATGAACGGCTGGGTCGCCGATCTCATCGACCAGGAGACAGCCGACAAGGTCGGCAAGGTCTGGGGGCTCGGCTCCGATACGCCGAAGGATCCCGGCCCCTGGGAGGGCGAGCAACGCAACATGTGGAAGCCGACGCAACAGGATTCCCTGTGGTTCCACGGCGGCAACCTCCACCAGTCGCGCCATTATTCGCAGTATCTCTCACTGCAATTGAAGGCACGAATGGAGGGCATTGAGACGCCGGTCTATGGCCTGCAGAGCGTTCATCACAAACGCTGA